A segment of the Ochotona princeps isolate mOchPri1 chromosome 16, mOchPri1.hap1, whole genome shotgun sequence genome:
ttgtaaaaacaagCTTTTGAAAGGCTAAATcacaaagagacaggaagaaaccgaaccagatctttcatctgccagtgcactccctaaatggccacagcagcctgggctgggccaagtaGAAGCTGGAGCTAGAACTCCAACTGGGCTTCCTCCGTGAGGCCCAAGcgctcaggccatcttccactgccttccctggcacgctggctgggagctggatcagaagcagagcagttggcttttttttttttcttttaagattgatttttattgcaacgtcagatatatagaaaaaggaggagagacaagagaaatatcttccttctgatgattcattccccaagtgactacactggccagtgctgtgtcaatccaaagccggcagccaggagctcttctgggtctcctgtgtgggtgcagggtcccaaggctttgggccgtcctcgaccactttcccaggccacaaacagggagctggatgggaggtggcgCTGCCGGGAGTAGAAGTGGCActtatgtgggattctggtgcttgcaaggcgaggacttcagcccctatgccacgccgctgggccctgaattgGCGTTTGAACCACTGTGTTACACAACCCTGGGACTTTACACTTGCATTTATACTTCATCTTGTTCTGCTATGTCCTGTCAGCTAACCATCCTCTGCATCTGCAGACTCCTCAAAGGTTGTCCTTTAGAAGGTCACCTCATGCAAGTCTTCTGGAGTGAATGCAGTGAGAGGTGAGTCCAGGAGTACTTGATTGAATCCGCACCTCCAGGCGTCAGCCCTGACCCTGTACCCTGTACCCTGTACCCGTGGCTTTGGCAACCATTCCGGGAGTGAACCCCAGAAATAGAGCCGTTAGTTTGTCCACTTCTGCTGGCCTGTCCTGACACAGACGAGCCGGGCGGGCTGGGGCTGAAACCTGGGTTCATAGAGACTGAGGTCATATAGGCCGTGGTCTAGCAAGTAAACtaagttttaaagattcatctattgtgagttagagagagagggagacacaaagatcttcccctctgtaatGATCAGCACTGGGCTGTGCCTGAGCCCGGAgacggagctgcttctgggtctctcgtgtgGATGCAGGCACacccccaagcacctgggctatgttctgctgctttctgaggccattagcagggaacaagatgggaagtggagcagctaggacgaGAATATGAAATGTTTGCATTCCCAATGGTGGCTTTACTAGCCTTGCCACAGCACAATCCCCTGGGCTATATTAAACAAACAAAGCTCAAACCACAGGGGCAGCACCATGGACCAACTGGCTTATCCTCATCCCACAGAGGTAGCAGTTtatgtcctcactgctccacttctcagccagcttcctgtctgtggcttggaaaagcagcagaagatgacccaaagcattgggaccctgcagttgcctgggagatctggaagaagctcctggctcttggctttggatcagctcagctgtggtttttgtggccatctggaatgtaaaccagtagatgtaagattttctgtctcctctgtgtaaatttttcaaataaaaataagccttaaagAAACTTataattgggcctggcggcatggcctagtgggtaaagtcctcgccttgaatacgccgggatcccatatgggcgccggttctaatcccggcagctccacttcccatccagctccctgcttgtggcctgggaaagcagttgaggacagtccaaagctttggaaccttgcacccgcgtgggagacccggaagaggttcctgattcccggcttcggatcggccattgtgctcacttggggagtgaatcattggacggaagatcttcctccctgtctctcctcctctctgtatatctaattttgtgataaaaataaatcttaaaaaaaagttctcagtTCTCTCAAAAGAAATTTTTCACTATGTCTTTGTAGCCAAAGACTACACACctattcacatatatatttccTTTAACCTAGGACAGCTGCCTTCCTTCTGTGTCACTgtaattaaaagcattttttttaaaaagatttactctttttttaaagatttatttatttttattacaaagtcagatatacagagaggagacacagagaggaagatcttctgtccaatgagtcactctccaggcgaccataatggctggagctgagctgatccacacaccagttcgaatcccggtggccccgcttcccagacaactccctgctcgtggcctgggaaagcacagttGAGAAcgacccaaaccttgggactctgcgagacctggaagagactcttggcttctggcttcagattggtgcagctctggctgttgtggccacctgttGAATGAACCAAGGCACAGATCttcctctcacctcctctctgcataactgcgtttgcaataaacataaataaatctttaaaaaaataaaaaagatgacgCAGTGGGACAAAACAGGGAGGGCTGGTATTCCAGTGCCTGGAGGCAAAGCTGAGGCCCTAACATTCCCTGAGAGTTGTGTGGGAACCTGCTGTTCTCACCCAGGTCCTCCcagccaccaccccacccccagcaccgcTGCTTCCAGAAAGAATGGACATGCCAAGGACCCAAGGCTTAATGCCTGGGCTTCACGGGCGGGGCGATGAGCAGGTTTTAGCTTCTTCATGGGCCTTATACAGTTGGGACTGAGTGTGTGGCGTGAGGAGTGCGTGTAGGGGGAAGTCAGTTTTCTTCGGCCTTTAAACAATACAacgttcctatttttttttctaagaggtaAGCATTATTAAGTGTCCACTCGGTTCCTCCCCGCCCGTGGTATTTGTTCTTGCGGACACCGACAGTTCGAGAAAAGTTTATAGTTGCTGTCAGCTTGAGGGTGAACGTGCAGCCGGGCCCAAGCCGCCTTTCGGGATTattccatgtcttttttttctcaacGTCTCTTTGTCGCGTTGACAACTTTAATCCACCCGGCCAGCTTCCCGGCTCCACTGGCCGAAAACAACGCTCCCTTGTTGCCTAGCAACCCCGAGACGGGATCCGGCTTTGTGTCCCCGAGATAAACAGCAGCACGCCCCCACATCCCTCCCAGTCCTAGGCGACCTCGCGGCGTTGCCAGGGAGCCTGGTCGGCCACGAGGGGGTGGGATCCGTCCCCGCCCCCACTCCCCGCCGCCCCAGAACGAAACTTAACCGTCCAGATGGACAAAACACGGCCCGCGTGCGCGCTGCCTAGCAACCAATATCCCGGTTCTCCCTGCGAGGCGAGCAacgttccaaaaaaaaaaaaaccgcccCGCTCAAATATGGCGGTCGACGGGCGCGTTTCTGAGGTATTATTTTGTTCTCGAAAAGTCTTCAAAACATCATTGCGGATCGGCCTCCAGGGCCTCGGAAGGAGGCTAGCTCTCGCCCCTTCCGAGCCTGGCCCGCAGCTGCGGGTGTGAGTGAAACAGATGAGAACAAAGCGAGCCGGGCCTCGGTGCCCCGCACCAACATGGCCGCTGGCGTCCTGGACGCCGCGCGAGGCCGGCCGGGGCGGGAAGGCACTCGGCGCAGGCGCACTGGCGCTCCTCCCGCTGTGGCTGCGGCGACGACGGCGACGACGGCGGCCGCCTCTTCCGCGCGGGGCATGGTCCCCGGGTCGGAGGGCCCGGCCCGAGCCGGGGGCCTCGTGGCCGACGTGGTGTTCGTCATTGAGGGGACGGCCAACCTGGGGCCCTACTTCGAGGGGCTCCGCAAGCACTACCTGCTCCCGGCCATCGAGTGAGTGCGGGTTCCGCCACGCCACTGCGGCCCCGCCCTCCTGCTATTATTTacgatgtatatatatatatatactttttagtCCTCTATATGTCAGGACCCGAACCCCAATCTTTCGCCTCCGATTCTCGTAGGTATTTCAACGGTGGCCCCCCGGCTGAGACGGACTTCGGTGGGGACGTGAGTCTGGGTGGGGGTCTCCCGCGGGGCCTGGGGGAGGTCGGGGGGTGACTGCCGGGTGTTTTGGGGGACAGgggctgcctgagatgccaggtCGCCGTGTCCTCCCTCCCATCACAGTATGGAGGGACCCAGTACAGCCTGGTGGTGTTCAACACCGTGGATTGCGCCCCGGAGTCCTACGTCCAGTGCCACGCGCCTACCAGCAGCGCCTACGAGTTTGTCACCTGGCTCGATGGCATTAAGTGAGCCTTTCCCCCTGCGAGGGGTCGGAGGGGTTGGAGGGGGTGCCTGGGCCAAAGGGTTCCTTCGTGCTTGAGAAGTGGAGAAAAACTCCCGGGTGTGGCAGCCTGGCCCGCCGCCAGCACCAACTTCCCTGTCTGGTTTCCTCTTTGCATTTGGAAGTGCCAGGGCCGAGAAGGAGTGGGTGCCAGGCCAGGCGAGACACCGCTGACCCCACTTCCCTGGGTTGAATGGGAGGGTTAGGTTCTTTTCTGCAGGGAACCTGTCTCCCTTGGCTAGCTTGTTTCCCAAAGTCGGTCCCTTgagttttatttctgtgtgtgtttgtgttttaagaGAGGGAACAAGGTATGGGGATGGAGATCCTGTGTGTCGGGGAGGGATAGGGGTACACCAGGCCCTTGTTCCTTGGGTATTCCCACGCCTCTTGGGAGGCAGGAGACCGAGCTTAGGGGTGGGACCCAGGCTCCCCAATGTGGGTGGagtgcaggtgtcttaactgccacCTCTCTCTCGGCCGCTGAGCTGTCTCCTTTGTTGCACCACACAGGTTCAGTTCTGCACCTAGTGGCTTAAAACAGCTGCACTTTCTGGGATCGTGAAACGGGGAGCAGGCTGGTCGGGCGGCTCAGCCCTGGAGCCTGTGAGGAGGCCACAACTCGCCCAGGGCTGGAGGCTGGAAGATCCGCCTCCCACAAGGTGCACCCTGGCCGCTGGCGGtgggcccctggttcctggccgGCTGGACACCCAGAGGCTGCCCCACAGGCCTGCCCAAGTGGCCGTGCTCAAGCCACTGGCTTCCTCCCAGTGGAGGAAATCACACGGCTGCTAGGGTCCTAGCCGTCACACTGCAGGCTCAGTGTGGCAGTGTGCTTGGGAGTGCGTTACCCCATGTAGGGTGTGGAGGTACCCACATGAAGTCCTCGGGGGAAGTAGGATGATTGAGGGGGCCCTTGGGGCCGGGTACTGGAGGGTTAAGTGAGCCGATATCTGTTTAAACAGCACCTCTGTGAGCAGGGATACCGCGGAATGCCCAGGGGACGTGGGGTTCCAAGCTGTTGATGGTGACGCAGGGTAGTGTTGAAACCCACGCAGTGTGAGAGCGGAGAGGATAGTAATGGAGAAACTGCACGGGCTGCAGAAAGTAGTTTGCAccgagatagattttttttttaaagatttatttaataaaaaaaaggttttttttaaaggattatttatttttattgcaaagtcagatatacagagaggaggagagacagagaggaagatcttccgtccgatgattcactccccaagtgagcacaatggccgatccgaagccgggaatcaggaacctcttctgggtctcctatgtgggtgcaaggtcccaaggctttgggctgtcctcgactgcttttccaggccacaagcagggagctggatgagaagtggagctgccgggattagaactggcgcccatatgggatcccggggcgttcagggcgaggactttacccactaggccacgctgccaggcccccgatagacttttttttaagtatatttgtttgaaaagcagaatgatggtgGGGAGATAGCAGAAGGcacgtgcttgtgtgtgtgtgtgtgtgtgttctgtctgCTAACTCCTCAAACTAGTAGCCTGTGCTCAGACTGAAAGCCAGGgaccatttgagtctcccatgggtGATCCCAGAACTTGCCTTCCCAAGAAcgctagcagggagttggactgggagCAGAACGAATGGGAATCGAACCAGCGCCCTGGCAtgggtgccagtgttgcaggtggctggAAAAGAGGCCGGTGTCCTATTGTTTGGTATTTCTGTCTCCTGGGTCCCACGGCGGTTGCATCTTAGTGTTGTGCAAGGATCCTGGAGCGGGTTCCCATCCTGCCCGGCTGAGGGTCCGGCCTGGGGTTGGGACTCACTcgtgcctgggcactgctctgTTGCCGGCTGCTTGTACGGATCGTTGGCAGATGAGGGGCTGtgggttcctgtccctgctgtgcGTTTGGGTTTTAGTGGGGGACACCCAGATTGCGGGGAGTTGAAGGACCTTGCTCACCTCTGCTCCCTGAGTGCCTGCCCTGCCACTGTAGGAGGGTAAGTTGTGGGCAGAGTTGTGTCCTGTGCTAGAGGCCTGGTCCACATCACGTCCCCAGATCCTGAGCATCCTGAGGGAAGGTGGTGAGTGAGGCAGTGACCCAGCGACTCCAGGCCTGCGTCTCCCTGGTGGGAGCCTTCCCTGAGGGcattctccttcctctgcccgCCACCCAGGCCCCCTGGGGCCCTCAGGAGATCCTGGCTgaagaaatggggagggagagctgcAGGGAGCCCGTCTCCGGGGCCCTGGCCTCGTAGGTGTTGGAAGCGCCGTCAGCCCCTTGGGCAGATTCCACGGTGCTGCCTGGCCCCCAGCTGCCCATGCCGCCACCTCTGTGTGGCTTGGAGTGTGCTGTGCTGGCGCCACACAGGCCTGCTTTGCTCACTCCCGATCAGCTGATAAGCCCAGGGCACCGCTGGTTACTGCTCCCAGTAGTCATTGTGCAGCGGGCAGGTCGCTCTGAGCTAAGTGCCTGTGACGGTCACAAGAAGGCGAGTATTGTTCCCGCCTGGAGAGTCCTTATCTTCTCCCCGGATGTCAGTTACTGAAGGAACAAGGCCTGCCATGTGACCCTGGGCAGCTGCACGTGAGCCGTTCCGCTCTCCATCTGTGGGTGGTCGGGGTGGGGGCTTCCCCTAGCCAGGCAGCTAGAGTCCCTGACACGGTTGGGGGCACAGGGAGACCCTGGGGCTTCTTGTTTGTTCAGCCCTGCTGTCTGCACATTCACCTGTGCCACCAGTGCCCGGAGAGCAGGACACGGCGGCCCtgggccttggggctgtggctggCCCGTGGGAGCCCCTCATCAGGCTGCCCGCTGAGCATGCCCGTGACTCAGGCAAGTGGGTGGGGCACACCTGGGGGTGTGACATGCCTGTGATCCAAGGTGCTTTTATTAAATCTTTTTGAAGGATTGGcttggttgaaaggcagagtttgagagatcttccatctgctggtttgctcctcaggcGGCCATAATAGCCACAGCTGGCCAGAGCCAGGTGCCCAgatctcccaggtctcccacgggggtgtagGGGCTGAGCGCCGGCCCCCTCCGCTGCTGCTTTTCCGGGTGCATCAGCGGGGCACTGGGCCAAATGCATAGCAGCAGGGACGCTGGGACGCTGGTGTCGTAGCTGGCACTttcactgggccacagtgccaggcccagctggggaggtgAACTGTTTTGTATTTCTGTCCCACAGTTTCAAGCATTTCGTTGGCCCCTGGGGCTGCTTTGAGGAAGGTTGCAGGGTCTTGGTGTCCTGAGCCTTTCGCAGTGGCCCTTGTCATGGTGTCCCCTGCCGCCCCATCTCCTGCCTCGATCCAGGCCTTCTGTGTTAGCTTTCAAGGCCATGTCTTTCCAAGCAGGTGTTTTCCAtggccccaacccagccagggcacagTGGCTTTTGTCCCGAGAAGGCTCCAGAGGGAGCAGTTTGTTTTCTgccgcagcaggaagctgggcagcaGGCTGGTTCTGGGGTTGGCTGTGTCTGGTGGGGTCCACGCTGTCTGACTTTGACCAGCCTTGCAGCAGTCTGTGTGAGGATAAGGAGGGCTGGGAATGGAGCTGGTGGGGTTCCCCAGGCCCTGTTTGTGGGGCGTCACCAAGATGGCCCTGAGCCGTGACCTTCCTGAGGCTGCTTGGACAAGAGGGTAGGCTGCCAGGGTGCCTTGGGCAGCAGTCAGGGAAGGCTTCTTGGGGGAGGGCACAGAGGGCAGTGACACGGAGCTTGGGTCTTCacagagagaggtagacagaGCTAGCAGCCAGGCAAGCGAGCAGGCTGGAGGTGAGGGCTTGGActgtgctgccacagcaggcCCCACCACCGGGCAGGCTGCCCAGCCCCCTCCATGAGGGGTGTGAGCTGTGCTGGTGTCCTCGGCCCCAGTGGACACGCCATTGGGTGGGGCTGCGAGTTGGCATGCTGCTGGGGACTCTGCCTGTTCCCCTTCCGGAGTCTAGCAGGCCCAGGGGTCCCTGGACTTGGGCTGGCGCTGTCCTGGGCCTCACGCAGCTtctcccctctgtgtgtgtgttgcctgCTGTCTGCTCTGGACGGTGACACTGGTCCCCTGGTGACCTCGGGGCCCGCGAGTGGCACAGGTACACTTGCCAGACTGGGACGCTGCTTTCCATACCAGaggacctggttcaagtcccaactcttccactccctgtccagctccctgctaatgtgcactctgggaggccacaggtggtacctcaggtacttgggttcaaCTGCGTGCAGCTTGTGGCTTCCATCCCTGACAGTTgttgcatttgggaaatgaaccagcgagTAGAGAGTATCTCTTCTGGTGTcaatctgtgtgtgtctttcaaataaaatggaaatgaccCTGTTCATAAATTCTGAGGTGCttgggaaggaggggaagggCCTCAACTTGCTTAGTTGAAGGGGAGGCACAGTTGAACCCCCAGTTTGGTGGGACGCAGGTTCCCTGCCCCCTAGGAGGTGAGGTGAGACTAGGGCTGGCTTACCAGGCCACAGCTTAGGTGCCCAGACCTCCCAAGTAAAGTGACAGATGTCCCTGCCCttggcctggtgccgtggccctGTGGGGACAGTGCAGGGAACTGCGTAGCGTCACTGTCCTCCGCAGGGACACGGGCGTCTGAGGGCTGACTCTCGGCCTCCGGCCTCCGCAGGTTcatgggcgggggtggggagagctgcAGCCTCATTGCCGAAGGCCTCAGCACTGCCCTGCAGCTGTTCGACGACTTCAAGAAGATGCGGGAGCAGATGTGAGTGAGCCCCGCGCTCTCCGCCTGGTGGGGAGCCCTCCGCTTGTCCTAACCCTCCTGCCCGCTGACCGCAGGCCCGGATGCAGTGGGGTGTTCAGCTGCAGCgcggggtgtggggcaggctcagccagggttgggtctggGACCCTGGACTTCCCCTGCTCCAAGCCTCACCTTGGCCCCGCAGTGGCCAGACGCACCGGGTCTGCCTGCTGATCTGCAACTCGCCCCCGTACCTGCTGCCCGCCGTGGAGAGCACCACATACTCGGGCTGCACCACCGACAGCCTTGTTCAGAAGATCGGGGAGGTGAGGGGCCAGGGTGGCGTGTATGTGCTGAGCCGGGGCTCAGAAAGGAGCACAGTGGGGTGGGCGGAGTCCACTGTCCTGGGGCAGGAGCCCCACCTCAGCGCCCTGCCCACCTCGCCCTGCAGCAGGGAATCCACTTCTCCGTGGTGTCACCCCGCAAGCTGCCTGCCCTGCGCCTTCTGTTTGAGAAGGCGGCTCCCCCGTCACTGTTGGAGCCGCTGCAGCCGCCTGCGGACGTGAGCCAGGACCCCAGGCACATGGTGCTGGTGCGGGGCCTTGTGCTGCCTGGTGAGGCCGGGTGCCAGGGGGTGGGCAAAGGTGCTTGGTCGGTGTGTCTGTTGGTCCCTTTGACCTGGGCATGGattttttctccccttctcttcaccCTCAATCCTTCCTGGCTCTCAGTCGGGGgtggctcagccccaggccccCTGCAGCCGAagcagcaggtgcctctgccCGCTGCAGCTCCGTCAGGCGCCTCACTGTCAGCTGCTCCTCAGCAGCCTCTGCCGCCCGTGCCCCCACAGTACCAGGTAtgggtgttgggggagggggacagctcCCAGGACTCGAGGCTGGTGGCTATGCTGCCCCATGGGACTGCGGGTGTGTGGCCACGAGGCTCACCTTCCCCACCGGCTCCTTcctccaccccaggtccccgggAACTTGAGTGCAGCCCAAGTAGCTGCCCAGAATGCTGTGGAGGCTGCCAAGAACCAGAAGGCCGGGCTGGGCCCCCGATGTGAGTCGGGTGGGTGGGCTAGACCACCTGGGCAGGCCCTGCCACGCGCCGCTTGGTCCCATCCCAACCACCTCCCTTGCTCTCCCTGCAGTCTCTCCCATCAACCCTCTCCAACAAGCTGCCTCAGGCGTGGGGCCCCCCTTcagccaggccactgcacctgcactACCTCCAGGAGCTTCTGGGGCCCCCAAGGCACCTCCtgcttcccagcccagcctggtatCAACAGTGGCCCCTGGCTCGGGCCTGGCGCCCTCCTCGCAGCCTGGGGCCTCGGCCATGGTAGGTTAGCACTCTGCATCTGCTCCCTCCTCCCGTGGCCGCATCCTGAGGGGTGACAGGGATCTGTGTCCCAGGGTGCGAGGCTTGTGGTTCCGGGTGGTCAGAGCCGCTTGGAGGACTGTTGGTGCTGAGACACTGGGAATGGTAGGTGCTGTTCCAGGcatggggaagagaggaagaaccAGGAGCAGCTCTTCCTGCCAGACTGCCCCGCCTAGGAGCTGGTATAAGCCCACCCTCCCCGTCTCTCTGTTGTAGGCAGCTGCAGTGGCCCCTGGTTCGATCagtgcccctcccccaggccagcTGGGGGCTCCAGCCCTGGGTGGGCAGCAGTCGGTCTCCAACAAGCTCCTTGCCTGGAGTGGGGTCCTTGAGTGGCAGGAGGTGAGCGGTGTGTGGCCCCCAGGGGCTGTGGTGTCAGTGCACCAGGGGGAAGGTGCCAGAACATTGTGTGAGAGGGGCCGGGGCAGTAGGCCTGAGGAGCGGCAGAGGCCCTGGCATCTGTGGAATTGGAAGGTGTGAGGCGTGTTGTCGGGGGAGGTGGCCTGGAGCATGGGCCCCGGGCTCCAGGACCCCATCATACCCTCTCCTTCCTCTTAGAAACCCAAGCCTGCCTCAGTGGATGCCAACACCAAGCTGACACGCTCCTTGCCCTGCCAGGTCTATGTGAACCATGGAGAGAACCTGTAAGTGGGAGGGCAGGGGTGAagggtggtgggcagcaggggatggcgaGGGGGACCAAGTCCcaccaacacctgctggcctccccCCCAGGAAGACGGAGCAGTGGCCTCAGAAGCTCATCATGCAGCTCATCCCCCAGCAGCTACTGGTGAGTGtggctctcccccccccccccgccacccctcctggaccttccttcccctcccctgcctcctcttctgagcctctgctccactcccccacctcttcttcctcttcccccacTCTCTGTTGCCCCTCCTgtgccttcccttccctccctcccacctctcctcccctcctcttccctcccctccccttctctcccctgccGCCCCTCCTGGCTTGCCTCATGTATCCTGAGGTGTCCCTGTGTCCGCAGACCACGCTGGGCCCGCTGTTCCGGAATTCGAGGATGGTACAGTTCCACTTCACCAACAAGGACCTCGAGTCCCTCAAAGGCCTCTACCGCATCATGGGCAGTGGCTTCGTGAGTCTGCCTTCCCCAACCTTTGGCCCAGGGTGCCCTGGGTATGGGGCTGCTGGGGGGTGACGCTGCCCCCCACTGGGGGTAGGAGGATCAGGGAGCCCTCTCACATGGTAGCCCTTGGCTGTTGGCAGTGCCATTCTGTGCCTGCGCCCTCAGGGCCATGTTGCCCCAGTGTTGGTGTCATCTCCTTGGCTCTTGTCGGCTGTCGTGGGGCACCCCAGGGCCTGGTCTGGCCCTGTTGCGTTGGCACAGGGCACGCCACCCAGGAAGGCCCCAGCCTGGGGGACAGACCCAGCTCGGCTCCTGAGtgaccctcctccctcccaggaagGGCTGGGGGCGCTGGGGCAAGCTTGTGGGCACCAGGGGTCTTTCCAGAGGATTTACCCAGGCTGCCAGTTACACATGGTGTCCCCAAGGCCAGGCTCCTGGAGCAAGGCTGAGTCGAGGCGGCTGCAGGCACAGGGTGCTGGCGGGTGATGGTGGCAGCTCTGGTTGTCTAAGCATGGGATTGGGACAGACACAGCAGCCCCCATGGGGCTGGCAGGCTGTGCCTCCCCTCGGGACCATGGCCGGGGTGTGGTCCCAGACTGAACCTTGGGCCAGGTGCCAGCTTGGTCCTGGTCGTCTTATCTTCATGGAATGATGTGGCCCATGGCTTGTCATGGCGGATCAGTCACCTCGATCCTGCATCTGCCAATCCTTTTGCTCATGCGCCTTTTGAGCCTCTTGTGACCCACCGTGGCTGTGGGCAGGGGGTGGCCCGTGAGGCAGTAGCCAGGGTTCAGAGTTGTGAAGCTGGGGTCTTGGCAGCTGGCAGAACCCCTGCCTTGCCCCACCCCCTAAGGTGCCTGGGCTCCCTTctagaagggaagggaaaagggcTGCTGTCTTTGGAGAGGCTGAATGGGTCTCGGTGCCTCTGCCTCGCAGGCGGGCTGCGTGCACTTCCCCCACACGGCTCCGTGCGAGGTGCGCGTGCTCATGCTGCTCTACTCGTCCAAGAAGAAGATCTTCATGGGCCTCATCCCCTACGACCAGAGCGGCTTCGTCAACGGCATCCGGCAGGTCATCACCAACCACAAActggtgcagcagcagaagctggagcAGCAGCGAGGGGTGAGCGGCGCCCTGGGCCCTTTTCTGTCCCCCACCGTGGGTGCCTGCAGCCTTTGTCCCCTCACATCCCTGGGGTGTTGGGCTATCTTCCCAAGCTTGTCATCTGTCACCCTGCAGACAGtgtgtccccccaccccccgtggtCACTGACCTGCCTCTCTCCCTTGCAGATGGGGGGGCAGCAGGcgcccccagggctgggccccctTCTGGAGGACCAGACACGGCCCTCGCAGAATCTGGTAAGGACAGAGCTGGCGG
Coding sequences within it:
- the MED25 gene encoding mediator of RNA polymerase II transcription subunit 25 isoform X2 encodes the protein MVPGSEGPARAGGLVADVVFVIEGTANLGPYFEGLRKHYLLPAIEYFNGGPPAETDFGGDYGGTQYSLVVFNTVDCAPESYVQCHAPTSSAYEFVTWLDGIKFMGGGGESCSLIAEGLSTALQLFDDFKKMREQIGQTHRVCLLICNSPPYLLPAVESTTYSGCTTDSLVQKIGEQGIHFSVVSPRKLPALRLLFEKAAPPSLLEPLQPPADVSQDPRHMVLVRGLVLPVGGGSAPGPLQPKQQVPLPAAAPSGASLSAAPQQPLPPVPPQYQVPGNLSAAQVAAQNAVEAAKNQKAGLGPRFSPINPLQQAASGVGPPFSQATAPALPPGASGAPKAPPASQPSLVSTVAPGSGLAPSSQPGASAMAAAVAPGSISAPPPGQLGAPALGGQQSVSNKLLAWSGVLEWQEKPKPASVDANTKLTRSLPCQVYVNHGENLKTEQWPQKLIMQLIPQQLLTTLGPLFRNSRMVQFHFTNKDLESLKGLYRIMGSGFAGCVHFPHTAPCEVRVLMLLYSSKKKIFMGLIPYDQSGFVNGIRQVITNHKLVQQQKLEQQRGMGGQQAPPGLGPLLEDQTRPSQNLLQLRPPQPQPQGTVGTTATAGQPQPQGAAQTPPGATQGPPGAAPGPGPAPPGPILRPQNPGANPQLRSLLLNPPPPQSGVPPPQASLHHLQPPGAPALLPPPHQGLGQPQLGPPLLHPPPTQSWPAQLPPRAPLPGQMLLSGGPRGPVPQPGLQPSGMEDDILMDLI
- the MED25 gene encoding mediator of RNA polymerase II transcription subunit 25 isoform X1 yields the protein MVPGSEGPARAGGLVADVVFVIEGTANLGPYFEGLRKHYLLPAIEYFNGGPPAETDFGGDYGGTQYSLVVFNTVDCAPESYVQCHAPTSSAYEFVTWLDGIKFMGGGGESCSLIAEGLSTALQLFDDFKKMREQIGQTHRVCLLICNSPPYLLPAVESTTYSGCTTDSLVQKIGEQGIHFSVVSPRKLPALRLLFEKAAPPSLLEPLQPPADVSQDPRHMVLVRGLVLPVGGGSAPGPLQPKQQVPLPAAAPSGASLSAAPQQPLPPVPPQYQVPGNLSAAQVAAQNAVEAAKNQKAGLGPRFSPINPLQQAASGVGPPFSQATAPALPPGASGAPKAPPASQPSLVSTVAPGSGLAPSSQPGASAMAAAVAPGSISAPPPGQLGAPALGGQQSVSNKLLAWSGVLEWQEKPKPASVDANTKLTRSLPCQVYVNHGENLKTEQWPQKLIMQLIPQQLLTTLGPLFRNSRMVQFHFTNKDLESLKGLYRIMGSGFAGCVHFPHTAPCEVRVLMLLYSSKKKIFMGLIPYDQSGFVNGIRQVITNHKLVQQQKLEQQRGMGGQQAPPGLGPLLEDQTRPSQNLLQLRPPQPQPQGTVGTTATAGQPQPQGAAQTPPGATQGPPGAAPGPGPAPPGPILRPQNPGANPQLRSLLLNPPPPQSGVPPPQASLHHLQPPGAPALLPPPHQGLGQPQLGPPLLHPPPTQSWPAQLPPRAPLPAAKRKREGEGRVFREKWERDYFFVEVKSLPTCLICRKIVSVLKEYNLKRHYESKHSKSYDQYTEQTRDAVLRELKKGLACQ
- the MED25 gene encoding mediator of RNA polymerase II transcription subunit 25 isoform X3; translation: MVPGSEGPARAGGLVADVVFVIEGTANLGPYFEGLRKHYLLPAIEYFNGGPPAETDFGGDYGGTQYSLVVFNTVDCAPESYVQCHAPTSSAYEFVTWLDGIKFMGGGGESCSLIAEGLSTALQLFDDFKKMREQIGQTHRVCLLICNSPPYLLPAVESTTYSGCTTDSLVQKIGEQGIHFSVVSPRKLPALRLLFEKAAPPSLLEPLQPPADVSQDPRHMVLVRGLVLPVGGGSAPGPLQPKQQVPLPAAAPSGASLSAAPQQPLPPVPPQYQVPGNLSAAQVAAQNAVEAAKNQKAGLGPRFSPINPLQQAASGVGPPFSQATAPALPPGASGAPKAPPASQPSLVSTVAPGSGLAPSSQPGASAMAAAVAPGSISAPPPGQLGAPALGGQQSVSNKLLAWSGVLEWQEKPKPASVDANTKLTRSLPCQVYVNHGENLKTEQWPQKLIMQLIPQQLLTTLGPLFRNSRMVQFHFTNKDLESLKGLYRIMGSGFAGCVHFPHTAPCEVRVLMLLYSSKKKIFMGLIPYDQSGFVNGIRQVITNHKLVQQQKLEQQRGMGGQQAPPGLGPLLEDQTRPSQNLLQLRPPQPQPQGTVGTTATAGQPQPQGAAQTPPGATQGPPGAAPGPGPAPPGPILRPQNPGANPQLRSLLLNPPPPQSGVPPPQASLHHLQPPGAPALLPPPHQGLGQPQLGPPLLHPPPTQSWPAQLPPRAPLPEKSCPCSRSTT